A genomic segment from Variovorax paradoxus B4 encodes:
- a CDS encoding putative Na+/H+ antiporter, giving the protein MQEPTIQYVAAAIFAVALLHTFAVKQFERLSHRFPRHAGLFHLLGEVEVVFGFWAIVLVLAMALLVGGDGALDYAESRNYTEPLFVFVVMVVAASRPVLRTVMSGVSIIARVLPLPTPVAAAWLGLAAVPLLGSLVTEPAAMTIAALMLAPQIFRPKVPEAVKYLALGVLFVNVSIGGTLTSYAAPPVLMVASTWQWDSAFMLATFGWKAAVAVLVNATVATIVLRKHLPAASAADTALSEAPVPPAVALTHLVLLAGIVLFAHHPVAFLGLFLMFLGFTQAYERHQSPLIIKEALLVGFFLAGLVVLGGMQRWWLEPVVSSLEPLALFFSALGLTAITDNAALTYLGSLISNISDESKYMLVAGAVAGGGLTVIANAPNPAGVALLKRGFSDETIGAGGLLLGALGPTLVAAAAFMLL; this is encoded by the coding sequence ATGCAAGAGCCCACCATCCAGTACGTTGCAGCAGCCATCTTCGCCGTGGCGCTCCTTCACACCTTTGCCGTCAAGCAGTTCGAACGGCTGTCGCACCGCTTTCCCCGGCACGCCGGCCTGTTCCACCTGCTGGGCGAGGTGGAAGTCGTCTTCGGCTTCTGGGCCATCGTGCTCGTTCTCGCCATGGCCCTGCTGGTCGGAGGCGACGGCGCGCTCGACTATGCGGAGTCGCGCAACTACACCGAACCCCTGTTCGTCTTCGTCGTGATGGTGGTTGCCGCCTCCCGGCCCGTGCTGCGCACGGTCATGTCGGGGGTGAGCATCATTGCGCGCGTGCTGCCGCTGCCCACGCCCGTCGCGGCGGCGTGGCTCGGGCTGGCGGCCGTTCCACTGCTGGGCTCGCTCGTCACCGAGCCCGCGGCCATGACCATTGCGGCGCTCATGCTCGCGCCCCAGATCTTCAGGCCGAAGGTGCCCGAAGCGGTGAAGTACCTCGCCCTGGGCGTGCTGTTCGTCAACGTGTCGATTGGCGGCACGCTCACTTCCTATGCCGCGCCGCCCGTGCTGATGGTGGCCTCGACCTGGCAGTGGGACAGCGCCTTCATGCTCGCCACCTTCGGCTGGAAGGCCGCCGTGGCCGTGCTCGTCAACGCCACCGTGGCCACCATCGTGCTGCGCAAGCACCTGCCCGCCGCATCGGCCGCGGACACGGCACTGTCCGAAGCGCCCGTGCCGCCCGCCGTGGCCCTGACGCACCTGGTCCTGCTGGCCGGCATCGTGCTGTTCGCGCATCATCCGGTGGCGTTCCTCGGGCTCTTCCTGATGTTCCTCGGGTTCACGCAGGCCTACGAACGCCACCAGAGTCCGCTGATCATCAAGGAAGCGTTGCTCGTCGGATTTTTCCTTGCCGGCCTGGTGGTGCTCGGCGGCATGCAGCGCTGGTGGCTGGAGCCGGTGGTTTCCAGCCTGGAGCCGCTGGCCTTGTTCTTCAGCGCGCTGGGCCTCACCGCCATCACCGACAACGCGGCGCTCACCTACCTCGGGTCGCTGATCTCGAACATCTCGGACGAATCGAAGTACATGCTCGTGGCCGGCGCGGTGGCCGGCGGCGGCCTGACGGTGATTGCCAACGCGCCCAATCCCGCGGGCGTCGCGCTGCTCAAGCGCGGCTTCTCCGATGAGACCATCGGCGCCGGCGGGCTGCTGCTGGGCGCGCTCGGACCCACGCTCGTGGCCGCCGCGGCATTCATGCTTTTGTAG
- a CDS encoding alpha/beta fold hydrolase — protein MRTFSRIGPAAGAVLAVALAIGGCSSHGNAVSRSARAEPPPTDCRAWVGTDRNQELPGYRLPQSNGRTVCVPLGVNAYRPPAGYAGSDYHVDEFTDARLKERWRTCKADAACFARIDAQMQRWLPPNKARATRSTGVVDPSGKIDPEGLVDLRQIRRPAFFAKAPYVEAIARADASTFVVEFTVPRDTFERIDLKMDDPVKLRGWYIEGRGVDDGKGGRMRALAIMAPGGGGQLTAIQHPDEKPYRIDPATGRAVDVKFPNATTETMGQRWWRENLDALNQAGFDVLAYDRRGEGISGGFSDTHTLEQGEDVFRVLAQFDTGNGLRLLTPDGRVLEGNEAAGKLLGGMKSTRIPILLGGYSRGSMSTAWAMARNFSGACSYDMPVPECQPPKGFSNIKGAILLSSFASGAGYLPASPDLADRNLFLGGMAADHHILFYPNSAPLAGMHKWPAAFFGKGLWDRAETLQGTVAAYDRIPGAREIVVARAPHSIETWPESDRQYLRERMVAFAKVAIVGGTIVPGAKPWSNLKELVATTPDSWEPSSRPKSDPGGQAGQ, from the coding sequence ATGCGCACGTTCTCCCGCATCGGCCCGGCCGCAGGCGCGGTGCTCGCAGTGGCCCTGGCTATCGGCGGCTGCTCTTCGCACGGGAATGCTGTTTCCAGAAGCGCGAGGGCGGAGCCGCCGCCCACCGATTGCCGCGCCTGGGTGGGCACCGATCGCAACCAGGAACTGCCCGGCTACCGGCTGCCGCAGTCCAACGGCCGCACCGTGTGCGTACCGCTCGGCGTCAACGCCTATCGGCCGCCCGCAGGGTATGCCGGGAGCGACTACCACGTCGACGAATTCACCGATGCGCGCCTGAAGGAGCGCTGGCGCACCTGCAAGGCCGATGCCGCCTGCTTCGCGCGCATCGATGCGCAGATGCAGCGCTGGCTGCCGCCGAACAAGGCGCGCGCGACGCGTTCGACCGGCGTGGTCGATCCCTCCGGCAAGATCGATCCGGAAGGGCTCGTCGACCTGCGGCAGATCCGGCGCCCGGCGTTCTTCGCAAAGGCGCCCTATGTCGAGGCCATTGCGCGCGCCGATGCCAGCACCTTCGTGGTCGAGTTCACCGTGCCGCGCGACACCTTCGAGCGCATCGACCTGAAGATGGACGATCCGGTCAAGCTGCGCGGCTGGTACATCGAAGGCCGCGGCGTCGACGACGGCAAGGGCGGCAGGATGCGCGCGCTGGCGATCATGGCGCCGGGCGGCGGCGGGCAGCTCACCGCGATCCAGCACCCCGACGAAAAGCCCTACCGCATCGACCCGGCCACGGGCCGGGCGGTCGACGTCAAATTTCCGAACGCCACCACCGAGACCATGGGCCAGCGCTGGTGGCGCGAGAACCTCGATGCGCTCAACCAGGCGGGCTTCGACGTGCTGGCCTACGACCGGCGCGGCGAGGGCATCTCGGGTGGGTTCAGCGACACCCACACGCTGGAGCAGGGCGAGGATGTCTTCCGCGTGCTGGCGCAATTCGACACCGGCAACGGCCTGCGGCTTCTCACGCCCGACGGCCGCGTGCTCGAAGGCAACGAGGCGGCCGGCAAGCTGCTGGGCGGCATGAAGTCGACGCGCATTCCGATCCTGCTCGGCGGCTATTCGCGCGGCTCGATGTCGACCGCATGGGCCATGGCCAGGAACTTTTCCGGCGCGTGCAGCTACGACATGCCGGTGCCCGAATGCCAGCCGCCCAAGGGGTTCTCGAACATCAAGGGCGCCATCCTGCTGTCTTCGTTTGCGAGCGGCGCGGGCTACCTGCCCGCATCGCCCGACCTGGCCGACCGCAACCTGTTTCTCGGCGGAATGGCGGCGGACCATCACATCCTCTTCTATCCGAATTCGGCGCCGCTCGCGGGCATGCACAAGTGGCCAGCCGCCTTCTTCGGCAAGGGCCTGTGGGACCGTGCGGAAACGCTGCAGGGCACCGTGGCCGCCTACGACCGCATCCCTGGCGCGCGTGAAATCGTGGTGGCGCGCGCACCTCATTCGATCGAGACCTGGCCCGAAAGTGACAGGCAGTACCTGCGCGAGCGCATGGTGGCCTTCGCGAAGGTCGCGATCGTGGGCGGCACCATCGTGCCGGGCGCAAAGCCCTGGTCCAATCTCAAGGAGTTGGTCGCCACCACGCCCGATTCGTGGGAGCCTTCGTCAAGGCCGAAAAGCGACCCAGGCGGCCAGGCCGGTCAATAG
- a CDS encoding helix-turn-helix domain-containing protein: MENQPPSLNDRIAQRVRDLRADRGLSLDALAAHCGVSRSMISLIERGESSPTAVLLEKLATGLGVPLASLFEAPVPASGPVSRLADQPQWRDPHSGYVRRNVSPGGSASPIHIVEILFPPKARVAYETGAREPQVHQQVWVLEGTIEVTLGDDRHRLGAGDCLALVLDRPTSYYNPTRQIARYAVVIATSPSSWR; the protein is encoded by the coding sequence ATGGAAAACCAGCCACCAAGCCTCAACGACCGCATCGCGCAGCGCGTGCGAGACCTGCGCGCCGACCGCGGCCTTTCTCTCGATGCGCTGGCGGCGCATTGCGGCGTCAGCCGCTCGATGATCTCGCTCATCGAGCGCGGCGAAAGCAGCCCGACGGCGGTGCTGCTCGAAAAACTTGCAACCGGCCTCGGCGTTCCGCTGGCTTCGTTGTTCGAGGCGCCGGTGCCCGCGTCGGGGCCGGTGTCCCGGTTGGCCGACCAGCCGCAATGGCGCGATCCGCATTCGGGCTATGTGCGCCGGAACGTGTCGCCCGGCGGCTCCGCATCGCCGATCCACATCGTCGAGATTCTTTTTCCGCCCAAGGCGCGCGTGGCCTATGAAACCGGCGCGCGGGAACCCCAGGTTCACCAGCAGGTGTGGGTGCTCGAAGGAACCATCGAAGTCACGCTCGGCGACGACCGCCATCGGCTCGGCGCGGGCGACTGCCTTGCGCTGGTGCTCGACCGTCCCACGAGCTACTACAACCCCACCCGGCAGATCGCGCGCTATGCCGTCGTGATCGCGACCTCGCCCTCTTCATGGAGATGA
- a CDS encoding GNAT family N-acetyltransferase: MTQPAATTSAPRIRLLSSVGDAHVRQLADVLVDCVEGGASVSFMLPLTPERAQAFWHRVAEGVASGERALLVAEDAQGIVGTVQLVLEQPENQPHRAEVSKVLVHRRARRQGIGALLMQAAELLALEHGKTLLVLDTSSAEAERLYTRLGWTRVGVIPGYALLPGGAPCDTAYFYRALAPQAQ, translated from the coding sequence ATGACTCAACCTGCGGCAACAACCTCCGCGCCACGCATCCGCCTTCTCTCCAGCGTCGGCGACGCGCATGTCCGGCAGCTGGCCGACGTGCTCGTCGACTGCGTCGAAGGCGGCGCCTCGGTGAGCTTCATGCTGCCGCTCACGCCCGAGCGCGCACAGGCCTTCTGGCACCGCGTGGCCGAAGGCGTGGCAAGCGGCGAGCGCGCGCTGCTGGTGGCGGAAGACGCGCAGGGCATTGTCGGCACCGTGCAGCTGGTGCTCGAGCAACCCGAGAACCAGCCGCACCGCGCCGAGGTGTCGAAGGTGCTCGTGCACCGGCGCGCCCGGCGCCAGGGCATCGGCGCGCTGCTGATGCAGGCCGCCGAGCTGCTCGCGCTCGAACACGGAAAGACCCTGCTCGTGCTCGACACCTCCAGCGCCGAGGCCGAGCGGCTTTACACCCGGCTCGGCTGGACGCGCGTCGGCGTAATTCCGGGCTATGCGTTGCTGCCCGGCGGCGCGCCGTGCGACACCGCTTACTTCTATCGCGCGCTGGCGCCGCAGGCGCAATAG
- a CDS encoding DMT family transporter: MSTNPRPLGIAALLLATSGWGAMFLVGKGVLQHVEPVWLTLIRYSMSALLFAALLLPRGAAPWRKLRRHAGPLALRGAAGFGVFSVMLFVGLAHSVPSHGAVIVATTPMTTQLVRWAFDGVRPARLALLATALALAGVAMVSGLFFGAASPSAGSTLFGDAVAFAGTLGWIWYTRGAARFPAFDVVEYSALTVLASWPLLLAGALIATALGASHAPSAEGLRLSWHALLFVGLVPSAISVLAFNYGVRTLGAVTGTAFLNFVPVSALLMGVALGKLPSANELAGMAMVVGGLLLHTAASRRVAAAPAARSAGGNSAGGTAGYCACGASAR, encoded by the coding sequence ATGTCCACCAATCCACGCCCGCTCGGCATCGCCGCGCTGCTGCTCGCCACCTCCGGATGGGGCGCCATGTTCCTTGTCGGCAAGGGCGTTCTGCAGCACGTCGAACCCGTGTGGCTCACGCTGATCCGCTACAGCATGTCGGCCCTGCTGTTCGCCGCGCTGCTGCTGCCGCGCGGCGCGGCGCCCTGGCGCAAGCTCCGCCGGCACGCGGGCCCGCTGGCGCTGCGGGGCGCCGCGGGCTTCGGCGTCTTCAGCGTGATGCTGTTCGTCGGGCTCGCGCATTCGGTGCCGTCGCACGGCGCGGTGATCGTGGCCACCACGCCCATGACCACGCAGCTGGTCCGCTGGGCCTTCGACGGCGTGCGGCCCGCGCGACTGGCGCTGCTGGCGACGGCGCTCGCGCTCGCGGGCGTCGCCATGGTATCGGGCCTCTTCTTCGGTGCGGCTTCCCCATCCGCCGGTTCGACGCTCTTCGGCGACGCGGTGGCCTTTGCCGGCACGCTGGGCTGGATCTGGTACACGCGCGGCGCGGCGCGCTTTCCCGCGTTCGACGTGGTCGAGTATTCGGCCCTCACGGTGCTGGCTTCCTGGCCGCTGCTGCTGGCGGGCGCGCTGATCGCCACCGCCCTTGGCGCCAGCCATGCACCCAGTGCCGAGGGCCTGCGCCTGTCGTGGCACGCGCTGCTGTTCGTGGGCCTGGTGCCGTCCGCCATCTCCGTGCTGGCCTTCAACTACGGCGTTCGCACGCTGGGCGCCGTCACCGGCACGGCGTTCCTGAATTTCGTCCCGGTGTCGGCGCTGTTGATGGGCGTTGCGCTGGGCAAGCTGCCATCGGCCAACGAGTTGGCCGGCATGGCGATGGTGGTCGGCGGGCTGCTGCTGCATACGGCCGCGAGCCGCAGGGTGGCAGCCGCACCCGCGGCGCGCTCCGCGGGCGGCAACAGCGCGGGAGGCACCGCGGGCTATTGCGCCTGCGGCGCCAGCGCGCGATAG
- a CDS encoding LysR family transcriptional regulator yields MELYQLKTFVAIAKEGSLTRAAERVFTSAPAVSAQLKALEDELGVKLFERTPRGMVPTQAGRSLLEEAERTLASAMRMRSAAEQLRGAAQGVVRFGTVVDPVALRLGEVLVKLAERHPQVTLQLRQGLSFETLAAVQRGELDCAYALSDSEQVEGMELLRLVPVELVVTLPRPVSEAHPGLTLDELTRLPWVGTPPSCILRTHLEKLFAGAGRDYRQGRTADSESAVRSMVASGMGAGLLRLDQAEQGERNGELAIWNGWRSRTWLCWLAAEGRHASAVEAVRGAVLETWT; encoded by the coding sequence ATGGAGCTCTACCAACTGAAGACCTTCGTCGCCATTGCGAAGGAGGGCAGCCTCACCCGCGCCGCCGAGCGCGTGTTCACCAGCGCGCCGGCCGTCAGCGCCCAGCTCAAGGCACTGGAAGATGAGCTGGGCGTGAAGCTGTTCGAGCGCACGCCGCGCGGCATGGTGCCCACGCAGGCCGGCCGCAGCCTGCTCGAGGAAGCCGAGCGCACGCTGGCCTCGGCCATGCGCATGCGCTCGGCCGCCGAGCAGCTCCGTGGCGCGGCGCAAGGCGTGGTGCGCTTCGGCACCGTGGTCGACCCGGTGGCGCTGCGACTGGGCGAGGTGCTGGTCAAGCTTGCGGAGCGCCATCCGCAGGTCACGCTGCAGCTGCGGCAGGGCCTGTCGTTCGAGACGCTGGCGGCGGTGCAGCGCGGCGAGCTCGACTGCGCCTACGCGCTCAGCGACAGCGAGCAGGTCGAAGGCATGGAGCTGCTGCGCCTCGTTCCGGTCGAGCTGGTCGTGACGCTGCCGCGGCCGGTTTCCGAGGCCCACCCCGGCCTCACGCTCGACGAGCTCACCCGCCTGCCGTGGGTGGGAACGCCGCCCTCGTGCATCCTGCGCACGCACCTTGAGAAGCTCTTTGCGGGCGCCGGCCGCGACTACCGGCAAGGGCGCACGGCCGACAGCGAAAGCGCCGTGCGCAGCATGGTCGCAAGCGGCATGGGCGCGGGCCTTCTGCGGCTCGACCAGGCCGAGCAGGGCGAGCGCAACGGCGAGCTCGCGATCTGGAACGGCTGGCGCTCGCGCACCTGGCTCTGCTGGCTCGCAGCCGAAGGCCGGCACGCGAGCGCCGTCGAGGCGGTGCGCGGCGCGGTGCTCGAAACCTGGACCTGA
- a CDS encoding aldose epimerase family protein — protein MNSSIATREFGRMPDGRIVTEYTLDNGLGLRLGAINHGGIVTALRVPDRHGHSGNIVLGLPTLADYLGPHPHLGTIVGRYANRIAGGRFTLDGVAHQLDLNNGANSLHGGHQGFGTRFWQIEPVPADSAAGEIAIDLRYTSADGEEGFPGEVQVTVRYTLSTTENAWRIDYRAMTDRPTVLNLSHHDYFNLAGEGAVLDQRLTIPASRYCPVDAGLIPLGLAPVAGTPFDFRVATPIGERIDAPHEQLRTAGGYDHNWVLDREPAGMALAARLEHPPSGRVMEVHTTEPAVQFYSGNFLDGSLRGPDGESFRRGAGLCLETQHYPDSPNQPDFPSTALRPNEVFSSTTLHRFGTLA, from the coding sequence ATGAACAGCAGCATCGCCACCCGCGAATTCGGCCGCATGCCCGACGGGCGCATCGTGACCGAATACACCCTGGACAACGGCCTCGGCCTGCGCCTGGGCGCCATCAACCATGGCGGCATCGTCACCGCATTGCGCGTGCCGGACCGCCACGGGCACAGCGGCAACATCGTGCTCGGCCTGCCGACGCTCGCGGACTACCTCGGCCCCCATCCGCACCTGGGCACCATCGTCGGGCGCTATGCGAACCGCATCGCGGGTGGGCGCTTCACGCTCGATGGCGTTGCACACCAGCTCGACCTGAACAACGGCGCCAACTCGCTGCATGGCGGTCACCAGGGCTTCGGCACGCGCTTCTGGCAGATCGAGCCGGTGCCGGCGGACAGCGCGGCGGGCGAAATCGCCATCGACCTTCGCTACACCAGCGCCGACGGCGAAGAAGGCTTTCCCGGCGAGGTGCAGGTGACGGTGCGCTACACGCTCAGCACCACCGAGAACGCCTGGCGCATCGACTACCGCGCCATGACCGACCGGCCGACGGTGTTGAACCTGAGCCATCACGACTACTTCAACCTCGCGGGCGAAGGCGCGGTGCTGGACCAGCGGCTCACGATTCCCGCGAGCCGTTATTGCCCGGTGGATGCGGGCCTGATTCCCCTCGGCCTCGCGCCGGTGGCCGGAACACCGTTCGACTTTCGCGTGGCCACGCCCATCGGGGAGCGCATCGATGCGCCGCACGAGCAACTGCGCACGGCCGGCGGCTACGACCACAACTGGGTGCTCGACCGCGAGCCGGCCGGCATGGCGCTGGCGGCTCGGCTCGAGCACCCGCCTTCCGGGCGCGTGATGGAAGTGCACACGACCGAGCCGGCGGTGCAGTTCTATTCGGGCAACTTTCTCGATGGCAGCCTGCGCGGCCCCGATGGAGAGAGCTTCCGGCGCGGCGCCGGGCTGTGCCTGGAAACGCAGCACTACCCCGACTCGCCGAACCAGCCGGACTTTCCTTCGACGGCGCTGCGGCCGAACGAAGTGTTCAGCAGCACCACGCTGCACCGCTTCGGCACACTGGCCTAG
- a CDS encoding SMP-30/gluconolactonase/LRE family protein gives MTQTGSSTSTPAPLGVPSILGEPECLWPAGATLGEGTLWSPRERALYWIDILESRLYRLDPANGARRSWQFDEEITALAERADAPGLIVTMRRGFAFFDPAVDAPPRYLHQPETDRPGNRFNDGKCDRQGRFWGGTMDFDCVAPTGALYRFDADGRCTRHDDGFAVTNGPTWSLDERTMYFNATVEGCVYAYDFDSAAGTVGNKRAWLRFARGDGLPDGMTTDAAGRLWIARWGGHCVSCHDPVSGAELCRIELPASNVTDCAFGGEDLCTLYISTARSGLTAGQLQAEPLAGGLFSVRIGSPGLPAAEFGAAAAKA, from the coding sequence ATGACCCAGACCGGCAGCAGCACATCCACTCCCGCACCCCTCGGCGTGCCATCGATCCTCGGCGAACCCGAGTGCCTGTGGCCCGCGGGCGCCACGCTCGGCGAGGGTACGCTGTGGTCGCCGCGCGAACGGGCGCTCTACTGGATCGACATCCTCGAAAGCCGCCTGTACCGGCTCGATCCGGCGAACGGTGCGCGCCGGAGCTGGCAGTTCGACGAGGAGATCACCGCGCTGGCCGAGCGCGCGGACGCGCCGGGGCTGATCGTCACCATGCGCCGCGGCTTCGCGTTCTTCGACCCCGCGGTGGATGCACCGCCGCGCTACCTGCACCAGCCCGAAACCGACCGGCCCGGCAACCGCTTCAACGACGGCAAGTGCGACCGGCAGGGCCGCTTCTGGGGCGGCACCATGGACTTCGATTGCGTGGCGCCGACCGGCGCGCTCTACCGCTTCGACGCCGATGGCCGCTGCACGCGCCACGACGATGGCTTTGCCGTGACCAACGGGCCGACCTGGTCGCTCGACGAACGCACGATGTACTTCAACGCCACGGTCGAAGGCTGCGTCTATGCCTACGACTTCGACAGCGCAGCCGGCACGGTGGGCAACAAGCGGGCGTGGCTTCGCTTCGCGCGGGGCGACGGCCTGCCCGACGGCATGACGACCGACGCGGCCGGCCGGCTCTGGATTGCACGCTGGGGCGGCCATTGCGTGAGCTGCCACGACCCGGTGAGCGGCGCCGAACTGTGCCGCATCGAACTGCCCGCGAGCAACGTCACGGATTGCGCCTTTGGCGGCGAGGACCTGTGCACGCTCTACATCAGCACCGCGCGCAGTGGGCTCACGGCTGGGCAGCTCCAAGCGGAGCCGCTGGCCGGCGGGTTGTTCTCGGTTCGCATTGGAAGCCCCGGCCTGCCCGCGGCCGAGTTCGGCGCCGCAGCGGCCAAAGCCTAG
- a CDS encoding SDR family NAD(P)-dependent oxidoreductase — protein sequence MKDSPQLSIHPSLKGRTVFVTGGGSGIGAAIVAAFAAQGARVAFVDIAEGASAALAQRIAQEGHAAPWWRACDVRDIGALQQAVADAAAELGDFAVLVNNVASDDRHTLESVTPDYYDNRMAINERPALFAIQSVVPGMRRLGFGSVVNLGSTGWQTKGSGYPCYAIAKSSVNGLTRGLAVELGRDRIRINTVSPGWVMTERQVQLWLDDEGEEELKRNQCLPDKLMPEDIARMVLFLASDDAKMCTAQEFTVDAGWT from the coding sequence TTGAAGGATTCCCCGCAGCTTTCGATTCATCCCAGCCTGAAGGGACGCACGGTGTTCGTCACCGGCGGCGGCAGCGGCATTGGCGCGGCCATTGTGGCCGCGTTCGCCGCGCAGGGCGCGCGCGTGGCCTTCGTCGACATTGCCGAGGGCGCGAGCGCCGCGCTCGCGCAGCGCATCGCGCAAGAAGGCCATGCGGCGCCGTGGTGGCGCGCCTGCGACGTGCGCGACATCGGCGCGCTGCAGCAGGCCGTGGCCGATGCGGCCGCCGAGCTCGGCGACTTCGCGGTGCTGGTCAACAACGTGGCGAGCGACGACCGCCACACGCTCGAATCGGTCACGCCCGATTACTACGACAACCGCATGGCCATCAACGAGCGGCCCGCGCTGTTCGCGATCCAGTCGGTGGTGCCGGGCATGCGGCGGCTGGGCTTCGGCTCGGTCGTCAACCTGGGCTCCACGGGCTGGCAGACCAAGGGCTCGGGCTACCCCTGCTATGCGATTGCCAAGTCGTCGGTCAACGGCCTCACGCGCGGCCTCGCGGTGGAACTGGGCCGCGACCGCATCCGCATCAACACCGTGTCGCCGGGGTGGGTGATGACCGAGCGGCAGGTGCAGCTCTGGCTCGACGACGAAGGCGAAGAGGAGCTCAAGCGCAACCAGTGCCTGCCCGACAAGCTGATGCCCGAAGACATCGCGCGCATGGTGCTGTTCCTGGCGTCGGACGACGCGAAGATGTGCACCGCGCAGGAATTCACAGTCGACGCGGGCTGGACCTGA
- a CDS encoding LysR family transcriptional regulator — protein sequence MTNYNHWFIRARLKTRQLLLLVALAEEGNIHRAAQVLNMTQPAASKLLKDLEDVLEVPLFDRLPRGMRPTWYGETMIRHARVALASLNQAHDELTALKAGRFGQVGVGAITAPGLTLMPPAVAMVKREQPDLRVSLEIETSAVLIERLEQGKLDILVARLFAEHDKSQLRYEALAEEPVCALVRPGHPLMGVSGLTLRDVVGAGWIVPPAGSVLRHRFELMFQEEGLVPPNNIIESSALLFITRMLQQSDMVAVLASDVARYYAAHGIVSLLPLDMPCHMDAFGIITRTDRLLSPAAKVMMKALKTASLSVYGRKLEMD from the coding sequence ATGACCAACTACAACCACTGGTTCATCCGCGCCCGCCTCAAGACGCGGCAGCTGCTTTTGCTGGTGGCGCTGGCGGAGGAAGGCAACATCCACCGCGCGGCCCAGGTGCTCAACATGACCCAGCCAGCGGCCTCCAAGCTGCTGAAGGACCTGGAAGACGTGCTGGAGGTGCCGCTGTTCGACCGGCTGCCGCGCGGCATGCGGCCCACCTGGTACGGCGAAACCATGATCCGCCATGCCCGCGTGGCACTGGCCAGCCTGAACCAGGCGCACGACGAACTCACCGCGCTCAAGGCCGGCCGCTTCGGCCAGGTGGGCGTGGGCGCCATCACCGCGCCCGGTCTCACGCTGATGCCGCCCGCGGTGGCGATGGTGAAGCGCGAGCAGCCCGACCTGCGCGTGTCGCTCGAGATCGAGACCAGTGCGGTGCTGATCGAGCGGCTCGAGCAGGGCAAGCTCGACATCCTGGTGGCGCGGCTCTTCGCCGAGCACGACAAGTCGCAGCTGCGCTACGAAGCCTTGGCGGAGGAGCCGGTGTGCGCGCTGGTGCGTCCCGGACATCCGCTCATGGGCGTGAGCGGCCTCACGCTGCGCGACGTGGTGGGCGCCGGCTGGATCGTGCCGCCCGCGGGCAGCGTGCTGCGCCACCGCTTCGAGCTGATGTTCCAGGAGGAAGGGCTGGTGCCGCCGAACAACATCATCGAAAGCTCGGCCCTGCTCTTCATCACGCGCATGCTGCAGCAGAGCGACATGGTGGCCGTGCTCGCATCCGACGTGGCGCGCTACTACGCCGCGCACGGCATCGTGTCGCTGCTGCCGCTGGACATGCCCTGCCACATGGACGCCTTCGGCATCATCACGCGCACCGACCGGCTGCTGTCGCCGGCCGCGAAGGTGATGATGAAGGCGCTGAAGACCGCGAGCCTCAGCGTCTACGGCCGCAAGCTCGAAATGGACTGA